In one Aeromicrobium wangtongii genomic region, the following are encoded:
- a CDS encoding M13 family metallopeptidase translates to MFQFDPAVRVQDDLFRHVNGRWLETAEIKPDRATAGSFVDLADEAEAKVRSIIETAAESPQDDEQRKIGDLYASFMDEERIEALGASPLAGELAQVDAITDVPGFVTTLGVLDRQGVGSVFGMYIAPDRGQPDRYIAHLGQGGIGLPDESYYREDEYGDIRAAYVTHITTVLGLAGLDDAAGRAARIMDLETRIAAFHWDRVACRDAQKTYNLLDTGGLQSLAPSFDWASWSAGAKVPPAVLAEVVVSQPSFLEGLQTLLAAAQDSADELAAWKDWLRWQVVHSAAAYLSSDFVAANFEFYGRTLSGTDELRPRWKRGVGFVQGAMGEAVGKIYVRSEFPPASKERMTELITNLLEAYRQSITALPWMSAETKKRAHDKLDSFNPKIGHPDQFKDYSALETAPDDLLGNLRRSIAVETDRELAKIGSPIDRDEWYMTPQTVNAYYNPTMNEIVFPAAILQPPFFHADADDAVNYGAIGAVIGHEIGHGFDDQGSQYDGTGALSNWWTDDDRAAFEKLTSALIAQYDELSPAGAEGKHVNGSLTIGENIGDLGGLGIAYQAFRLTQPSDEPIDGLTPDQRFFISWAQAWQSKVRPAETLRRLAVDPHSPPEFRCNQVVRNIDAFYAAFDVTPEDGLWLDEEQRVSIW, encoded by the coding sequence ACGGCCGGATCCTTCGTGGACCTGGCCGACGAGGCCGAGGCCAAGGTCCGCAGCATCATCGAGACCGCCGCCGAGTCGCCCCAGGACGACGAGCAGCGCAAGATCGGCGATCTGTACGCCAGCTTCATGGACGAGGAGCGCATCGAGGCGCTCGGCGCCTCACCGCTGGCCGGCGAGCTCGCCCAGGTCGACGCGATCACGGATGTCCCCGGGTTCGTCACGACGCTCGGCGTGCTCGACCGCCAAGGCGTCGGCAGCGTCTTCGGCATGTACATCGCCCCCGACCGCGGCCAGCCCGACCGGTACATCGCGCACCTCGGTCAGGGCGGCATCGGCCTGCCCGACGAGTCGTACTACCGCGAGGACGAGTACGGCGACATCCGCGCCGCCTACGTCACCCACATCACCACCGTGCTGGGCCTGGCCGGTCTCGACGACGCCGCCGGGCGCGCCGCCCGCATCATGGACCTCGAGACGCGCATCGCGGCATTCCACTGGGACCGGGTCGCGTGCCGTGACGCCCAGAAGACCTACAACCTGCTGGACACCGGCGGGCTCCAGTCGCTGGCTCCGTCCTTCGACTGGGCCTCGTGGTCGGCCGGCGCGAAGGTCCCGCCTGCCGTCCTCGCCGAGGTCGTCGTCTCCCAGCCCTCCTTCCTCGAGGGGCTGCAGACGCTGCTCGCCGCGGCGCAGGACTCCGCCGACGAGCTGGCGGCCTGGAAGGACTGGCTGCGCTGGCAGGTCGTCCACAGCGCGGCTGCCTATCTGTCGTCGGACTTCGTCGCCGCCAACTTCGAGTTCTACGGCCGGACGCTCAGCGGCACCGACGAGCTGCGTCCCCGCTGGAAGCGGGGCGTCGGCTTCGTCCAGGGCGCGATGGGCGAGGCGGTGGGCAAGATCTACGTCCGCAGCGAGTTCCCGCCCGCGTCCAAGGAGCGGATGACCGAGCTGATCACCAATCTGCTCGAGGCCTACCGCCAGAGCATCACCGCGTTGCCGTGGATGAGTGCCGAGACCAAGAAGCGCGCGCACGACAAGCTCGACTCGTTCAACCCCAAGATCGGTCACCCCGACCAGTTCAAGGACTACTCGGCGCTGGAGACCGCGCCGGACGACCTGCTCGGCAACCTGCGCCGCTCCATCGCCGTCGAGACCGATCGCGAGCTGGCCAAGATCGGCTCGCCGATCGACCGGGACGAGTGGTACATGACGCCGCAGACCGTCAACGCCTACTACAACCCGACGATGAACGAGATCGTCTTCCCGGCCGCGATCCTGCAGCCCCCGTTCTTCCACGCCGATGCCGACGACGCGGTCAACTACGGGGCCATCGGCGCCGTCATCGGACACGAGATCGGGCACGGCTTCGACGACCAGGGATCGCAGTACGACGGCACCGGAGCCCTGAGCAACTGGTGGACCGACGACGACCGGGCCGCCTTCGAGAAGCTGACGTCAGCCCTCATCGCACAGTACGACGAGCTGTCCCCCGCCGGCGCAGAGGGCAAGCACGTCAACGGCTCATTGACGATCGGCGAGAACATCGGCGACCTCGGTGGCCTGGGCATCGCATACCAGGCCTTCCGACTCACCCAGCCCTCCGACGAGCCGATCGACGGGCTCACCCCCGACCAGCGGTTCTTCATCTCCTGGGCCCAGGCCTGGCAGTCCAAGGTGCGTCCGGCCGAGACGCTGCGCCGCCTGGCAGTCGATCCGCACTCACCCCCGGAGTTCCGCTGCAACCAGGTCGTGCGCAACATCGACGCCTTCTACGCGGCCTTCGACGTCACGCCCGAGGACGGGCTGTGGCTGGACGAGGAGCAGCGCGTCAGCATCTGGTAG